A DNA window from Macrobrachium rosenbergii isolate ZJJX-2024 chromosome 41, ASM4041242v1, whole genome shotgun sequence contains the following coding sequences:
- the LOC136826799 gene encoding uncharacterized protein — MATIDAVKRDMENGELLTEKVIILRKRPSRSSPKLAEFRKNFGNGTIDSYPLIREHQLFRRFRIQDTLNRLKCMRRNKPLSEIEMMYHQDLINTLRKFHYSEKPRFRVPSESLSSVRTAESTTSKIVSISRWEEFLYGVMAIEYCSKPDLHRKCRPAVIPYGFLRQYLPGCILDLMIYVLFFMVYFCSISIYNNYLQLMGYILLATHLQIHLEAYEKNIDIRFTGSCFQGPAFSCVMSWCDHCQQKEREKVVNNLMKKMKTDIIGRRRTPV; from the coding sequence ATGGCGACGATAGACGCAGTAAAACGCGACATGGAAAATGGGGAGTTGTTGACAGAGAAAGTTATTATCTTAAGAAAACGCCCTAGCAGGAGTTCCCCCAAACTGGCGGAGTTTCGTAAGAACTTTGGAAATGGAACTATAGACTCTTATCCACTCATTCGGGAGCACCAGCTTTTTAGACGTTTCAGAATCCAAGATACACTGAATCGACTCAAATGTATGAGGCGCAATAAGCCTTTGTCCGAGATAGAGATGATGTATCACCAAGATCTTATAAATACACTTCGAAAATTCCATTACTCGGAGAAGCCACGTTTCCGAGTGCCCTCTGAAAGCCTCTCAAGCGTAAGAACTGCAGAATCAACCACGTCCAAAATCGTATCAATATCCCGCTGGGAGGAATTCTTATACGGCGTCATGGCGATCGAGTATTGCTCGAAACCTGACTTGCACCGTAAATGCAGACCAGCAGTGATCCCCTATGGATTTCTGAGGCAATACTTGCCAGGCTGCATCCTCGATTTAATGATTTACGTGCTATTTTTCATGGTGTACTTTTGCTCTATCTCCATTTACAACAATTATTTGCAGTTGATGGGATATATTCTTCTTGCCACTCACTTGCAAATTCATTTGGAGGCTTAtgagaaaaatatagatattcgGTTCACAGGCAGCTGCTTCCAGGGACCGGCCTTCTCTTGCGTGATGAGTTGGTGTGATCATTGTcagcagaaagaaagagaaaaggtggttaacaatttaatgaagaaaatgaaaacagacattATAGGGAGGAGGAGAACACCAGTCTAA